In the Streptomyces formicae genome, one interval contains:
- a CDS encoding aminoglycoside phosphotransferase family protein, which yields MAFEPPQRLVTALGETARDGDDWLDKLPMAAEQAAGLRELTVERVHVPGGRSSLVLLVRQADGTPAVLKLVPPRSRPESERAALAHWNGLGAVRLLDPAASDGALLVERLHRDVSVRSLPEAKALLEAAGTLRRLWVEPPAGHRFETVAERTGRQAAAMRASADADAELGPLVDAALAARDELLAAEPDARLLHGTFRQSKVLAGDRLPWLAVGPDPVVGEPAFDLARLVRDRVEDLIASPSGASITRRRVKKLAESLEVEQERLRGWTLFRAVESGVRALRVGRVQDSELLLEFAGWL from the coding sequence ATGGCTTTCGAACCGCCCCAGCGCCTCGTCACCGCGCTCGGCGAGACGGCGCGGGACGGCGACGACTGGCTGGACAAGCTGCCGATGGCGGCCGAACAGGCCGCCGGTCTACGCGAGTTGACCGTCGAGCGCGTGCACGTGCCCGGCGGGCGCAGCAGCCTCGTGCTCCTGGTGCGGCAGGCCGACGGCACCCCCGCCGTACTGAAGCTGGTGCCGCCACGGTCGCGTCCGGAGAGCGAGCGGGCGGCGCTCGCGCACTGGAACGGGCTCGGCGCCGTACGGCTGCTCGACCCCGCGGCGTCCGACGGGGCGCTGCTCGTCGAACGGCTGCACCGCGACGTGTCGGTGCGCTCGCTGCCCGAGGCCAAGGCCCTCCTGGAGGCTGCGGGGACGCTGCGCAGGCTCTGGGTGGAGCCACCGGCCGGACACCGCTTCGAGACGGTCGCCGAGCGGACCGGGCGGCAGGCGGCGGCGATGCGGGCTTCGGCCGACGCGGACGCCGAGCTCGGTCCCCTGGTCGACGCGGCGCTCGCGGCGCGGGACGAGCTGCTCGCCGCGGAGCCCGATGCCCGGCTGCTGCACGGCACGTTCCGGCAGAGCAAGGTGCTCGCGGGGGACCGGCTGCCGTGGCTGGCCGTGGGCCCCGACCCGGTGGTGGGCGAGCCCGCCTTCGACCTGGCGCGGCTCGTCAGGGACCGCGTGGAGGACCTCATCGCCTCGCCGTCCGGCGCCTCCATCACGCGGCGGCGCGTGAAGAAGCTCGCCGAGTCGCTCGAGGTCGAGCAGGAGCGGTTGCGCGGGTGGACGCTGTTCCGGGCGGTCGAGTCGGGCGTACGGGCGCTGCGCGTGGGGCGGGTGCAGGACTCGGAGCTGCTCCTCGAATTCGCGGGCTGGCTCTGA
- the rbfA gene encoding 30S ribosome-binding factor RbfA produces the protein MADNARAKRLADLIREVVAQKLQRGIKDPRLGTHVTITDTRVTGDLREATIFYTVYGDDEDRAAAAAGLESAKGVLRSAVGQAAGVKFTPSLAFVADALPDNARAIEDLLDKARMSDAKVREVSAGAEFAGGADPYKKPEDDEDGDAPA, from the coding sequence GTGGCCGACAACGCGCGGGCGAAAAGGCTGGCGGACCTCATCCGAGAGGTGGTTGCCCAGAAGCTGCAGCGCGGGATCAAGGACCCGCGGCTCGGTACGCATGTGACCATCACGGACACCCGGGTCACGGGTGACCTGCGAGAGGCGACCATCTTCTACACGGTCTACGGCGACGACGAGGACCGCGCGGCGGCGGCCGCGGGCCTGGAGAGCGCCAAGGGCGTGCTCCGGTCGGCGGTCGGCCAGGCCGCGGGCGTGAAGTTCACGCCGTCCCTGGCCTTCGTCGCGGACGCCCTGCCGGACAACGCGCGGGCCATCGAGGACCTCCTCGACAAGGCGCGGATGTCCGACGCCAAGGTGCGTGAGGTCTCCGCGGGCGCCGAGTTCGCCGGTGGGGCCGACCCGTACAAGAAGCCCGAGGATGACGAGGACGGCGACGCCCCCGCATGA
- a CDS encoding DUF503 domain-containing protein — MYVGTLSFDLLLGDVHSLKEKRSVVRPIVAELQRKYAVSAAEVGGQNLHRRAEIGLAAVSGDTGHLTDVLDRCERLVAGRPEVELLSVRRRLHGDDD; from the coding sequence ATGTATGTGGGGACTCTGTCCTTCGATCTGCTCCTCGGCGACGTACATTCGCTGAAGGAGAAACGCTCCGTCGTCCGCCCGATCGTCGCCGAACTCCAGCGCAAGTACGCGGTGAGCGCGGCGGAAGTGGGCGGTCAGAACCTGCACCGCAGGGCCGAGATCGGCCTCGCCGCGGTGTCCGGTGACACGGGCCATCTGACGGACGTACTGGATCGGTGCGAGCGCCTCGTCGCGGGCCGGCCCGAAGTGGAGCTGCTGTCCGTCAGGCGGCGGCTGCACGGCGACGACGATTGA
- a CDS encoding ferritin-like domain-containing protein, with protein sequence MSGSKDEELKAVQAALAAEHAAVYGYGVVGGRVGEKRRDDARTGYDAHRARRDELQRAVRDLGGEPQPADPAYALPFPVPDSASAVRLAAELEDRVAGVYADLVRASTGTRRGNAALALREAAVRAARWRGGSVAFPGLAERSAAAPSAPATPQA encoded by the coding sequence GTGAGCGGTTCGAAGGACGAGGAGCTGAAGGCCGTGCAGGCCGCGCTGGCCGCCGAGCACGCGGCGGTGTACGGCTACGGCGTGGTCGGCGGACGCGTCGGCGAGAAGCGCAGGGACGACGCGCGCACCGGGTACGACGCCCACCGCGCCCGGCGCGACGAGTTGCAGCGCGCGGTGCGCGACCTGGGCGGCGAGCCGCAGCCCGCGGACCCGGCGTACGCGCTGCCGTTCCCGGTGCCGGACTCCGCCTCCGCCGTGCGGCTCGCCGCGGAGCTGGAGGACCGGGTCGCCGGGGTCTACGCCGATCTCGTACGGGCCTCGACGGGCACCCGGCGCGGCAACGCGGCCCTCGCGCTGCGCGAGGCGGCGGTCCGTGCGGCACGGTGGCGCGGCGGGAGCGTAGCCTTCCCTGGGCTCGCCGAGCGGTCAGCCGCCGCCCCCTCGGCACCGGCGACGCCCCAGGCGTAA
- a CDS encoding YlxR family protein, whose amino-acid sequence MSGRTHARACPERTCVGCRERAAKSDLLRIVRKEGACAPDPSGTLPGRGAYVHPALVCLDLAVRRRAFPRAFRAQGPLDTEALRRAVETVAQQATP is encoded by the coding sequence GTGTCTGGCCGGACGCATGCCCGCGCATGCCCTGAGCGCACCTGTGTGGGGTGCCGGGAGCGAGCGGCCAAGAGCGATCTGCTGCGCATCGTGAGGAAAGAGGGCGCCTGCGCCCCCGATCCAAGCGGTACGCTGCCCGGCCGGGGTGCGTATGTACACCCCGCCCTGGTCTGTCTGGACCTGGCGGTCCGCCGCCGGGCGTTCCCTCGGGCCTTCCGCGCCCAGGGGCCGCTCGACACGGAGGCGTTGCGCCGAGCCGTCGAGACAGTTGCCCAGCAGGCGACACCGTAA
- the nusA gene encoding transcription termination factor NusA, whose product MDIDMSALRGLVREKEISFDLLVEAIESALLIAYHRTDGSFRRARVKLDRESGHVTVWATEDPADLEEGQEPKEFDDTPSDFGRIAATTAKQVILQRLRDAQDDATLGEYAGREGDIVTGVVQQGRDPKNVLVDIGKLEAILPVQEQVPGEEYPHGMRLRSYVVRVAKGVRGPSVTLSRTHPNLVKKLFALEVPEIADGSVEISAIAREAGHRTKIAVRSTRSGLNAKGACIGPMGSRVRNVMGELNGEKIDIVDWSDDPAEMVAHALSPARVSKVEIVDLGARSARVTVPDYQLSLAIGKEGQNARLAARLTGWRIDIRPDTEQPADQ is encoded by the coding sequence GTGGACATCGACATGAGTGCCCTGCGGGGTCTGGTCCGGGAGAAGGAGATCTCCTTCGACCTCCTCGTCGAGGCGATCGAGTCGGCCCTCCTCATCGCCTACCACCGCACGGACGGCAGCTTCCGCCGTGCGCGCGTGAAGCTGGACCGCGAGAGCGGCCACGTGACGGTGTGGGCGACGGAGGACCCGGCGGACCTCGAAGAGGGCCAGGAGCCCAAGGAGTTCGACGACACCCCGTCCGACTTCGGCCGCATCGCCGCGACCACGGCGAAGCAGGTCATCCTGCAGCGCCTGCGCGACGCCCAGGACGACGCGACGCTCGGCGAGTACGCGGGCCGCGAGGGCGACATCGTCACCGGCGTGGTCCAGCAGGGCCGCGACCCGAAGAACGTGCTCGTCGACATCGGCAAGCTGGAGGCCATCCTGCCGGTGCAGGAGCAGGTCCCCGGCGAGGAGTACCCGCACGGCATGCGCCTGCGTTCGTACGTCGTACGCGTGGCGAAGGGCGTCCGCGGCCCCTCGGTGACGCTGTCGCGCACGCACCCGAACCTGGTGAAGAAGCTCTTCGCGCTCGAGGTCCCCGAGATCGCCGACGGTTCCGTCGAGATCTCGGCCATCGCCCGCGAGGCCGGTCACCGCACCAAGATCGCGGTCCGCTCGACCCGGTCGGGGCTCAACGCCAAGGGCGCCTGCATCGGCCCGATGGGCAGCCGCGTGCGCAACGTCATGGGCGAGCTGAACGGCGAGAAGATCGACATCGTCGACTGGTCCGACGACCCGGCCGAGATGGTCGCCCACGCGCTCTCCCCGGCCCGCGTCAGCAAGGTCGAGATCGTCGACCTCGGTGCCCGCTCGGCCCGGGTCACGGTGCCCGACTACCAGCTGTCGCTCGCGATCGGCAAGGAGGGGCAGAACGCCCGTCTCGCCGCGCGGCTCACCGGCTGGCGCATCGACATCAGGCCCGACACGGAGCAGCCCGCCGACCAGTAG
- the rimP gene encoding ribosome maturation factor RimP — translation MSTTQSERLRQLLEPLVSSQDLDLEEIEVTPVGRKRVLRVVIDSEDGVDLDTIAEVSRLLSAKLDESDAMGEGEYDLEVGSPGAERALTEHRHYVRAVDRLVKFQLTEGGELVARILTVDDEGLDLEVPGVKGRKATSRRLAFAEIDKARVQVEFNRKDKKEEEA, via the coding sequence ATGAGCACCACCCAGAGCGAGAGGCTGCGGCAACTACTGGAACCGCTCGTCAGCTCCCAGGACCTCGATCTCGAAGAGATCGAAGTGACCCCGGTCGGACGCAAGCGAGTGCTGAGAGTCGTCATCGACTCCGAGGACGGCGTGGACCTCGACACGATCGCGGAAGTGAGCCGCCTGCTCTCCGCGAAGCTCGACGAGAGCGACGCCATGGGCGAGGGGGAGTACGACCTGGAGGTCGGGTCCCCCGGCGCCGAGCGCGCCCTGACCGAGCACCGCCACTACGTGCGCGCCGTGGACCGCCTGGTGAAGTTCCAGCTGACGGAGGGCGGCGAGCTCGTCGCCCGCATCCTCACCGTGGACGACGAGGGTCTCGACCTCGAGGTGCCGGGCGTGAAGGGCCGCAAGGCCACGTCGCGCCGCCTCGCCTTCGCCGAGATCGACAAGGCGCGCGTGCAGGTCGAGTTCAACCGCAAGGACAAGAAGGAAGAGGAGGCGTAG
- the infB gene encoding translation initiation factor IF-2 codes for MAKVRVYELAKEFGVESKVVMAKLQELGEFVRSASSTIEAPVVRKLTDALQQGGNGKSAAKPGAPRKAAAPKPPAPSGPAAPSPAQAARPGPAAPKPPAPKPAAAEKPAAAAPATPGPRPTPGPKPPAPKPAPASPAPSAPEFTAPPAAPAAPAAPQSQAPRPGTRPGAPKPGGRPAPGQGGQGQGQGGQAQGGRGDRQERAPRPGGQGGAPRPGGARPAGPRPGNNPFTSGGSTGMARPQAPRPGGAPRPGGGPGGPGGAPRPQGQGGQGAPRPQGQGGARPTPGGMPRPQGGAPRPGGGPAGNRPNPGMMPQRPAAGPRPGGGPGGGRGPGGGGRPGGGGGGRPGGGGGFAGRPGGGGGGFAGRPGGPGGGGGAGRPGGGGGFGGRPGFGGRPGGPGARGGTQGAFGRPGGPARRGRKSKRQRRQEYEAMQAPSVGGVMLPRGNGQTVRLSRGASLTDFAEKINANPASLVGVMMNLGEMVTATQSVSDETLKLLADEMNFVLEIVSPEEEDRELLESFSIEFGEDEGGEEMLVSRPPVVTVMGHVDHGKTRLLDAIRKTNVVAGEAGGITQHIGAYQVATEVNGEERAITFIDTPGHEAFTAMRARGAKSTDIAILVVAANDGVMPQTIEALNHAKAADVPIVVAVNKIDVEGADPAKVRGQLTEFGLVAEEYGGDTMFVDISARKGENIEQLLEAVVLTADASLDLRANPEQDAQGIAIEAHLDKGRGAVATVLVQRGTLRVGDTMVAGDAYGRVRAMLDDKGENVEEATPSTPVLVLGLTNVPGAGDNFLVVDEDRTARQIAEKRAARERNAAFAKRTRRVSLEDLDQVLKAGLVQDLNIIIKGDASGSVEALESSLLQLDVGEEVDIRVLHRGVGAVTESDIDLAMGSDAIVIGFNVRAAGRAAQMAEREGVDVRYYSVIYQAIEEIEAALKGMLKPEYEEVELGTAEIREVFRSSKLGNIAGVLIRSGEVKRNTKARLLRDGKVIAESLNIVGLRRFKDDVTEIREGFEGGINLGNFNDIKIDDVIATYEMREKPRG; via the coding sequence GTGGCTAAGGTCCGGGTATACGAGCTCGCCAAGGAGTTCGGCGTAGAGAGCAAGGTCGTCATGGCCAAGCTCCAAGAACTCGGTGAATTCGTACGTTCGGCGTCCTCGACGATCGAGGCGCCGGTAGTACGCAAACTGACTGACGCATTGCAGCAGGGCGGCAACGGCAAGTCCGCCGCCAAGCCCGGGGCGCCCCGCAAGGCGGCCGCCCCCAAGCCGCCGGCCCCCTCGGGTCCGGCTGCCCCCTCTCCCGCGCAGGCCGCCCGTCCGGGTCCGGCCGCGCCCAAGCCGCCGGCGCCCAAGCCCGCCGCGGCCGAGAAGCCCGCGGCCGCCGCTCCGGCGACCCCGGGCCCGCGCCCGACGCCCGGTCCGAAGCCCCCGGCCCCCAAGCCGGCCCCGGCCTCCCCGGCGCCCTCCGCCCCGGAGTTCACCGCTCCGCCGGCCGCTCCCGCGGCCCCCGCGGCTCCGCAGTCGCAGGCTCCGCGCCCCGGCACCCGTCCCGGCGCCCCGAAGCCCGGTGGCCGTCCGGCCCCCGGTCAGGGTGGTCAGGGCCAGGGCCAGGGCGGCCAGGCTCAGGGCGGTCGTGGCGACCGTCAGGAGCGCGCCCCGCGCCCCGGCGGCCAGGGTGGCGCCCCGCGTCCCGGCGGCGCCCGTCCCGCGGGTCCGCGTCCGGGCAACAACCCCTTCACCTCCGGTGGTTCCACCGGCATGGCGCGCCCGCAGGCGCCCCGTCCGGGTGGCGCTCCGCGTCCCGGCGGCGGCCCCGGTGGTCCCGGTGGCGCCCCGCGCCCGCAGGGCCAGGGCGGCCAGGGTGCTCCCCGTCCGCAGGGTCAGGGCGGCGCCCGTCCGACCCCGGGCGGCATGCCTCGCCCGCAGGGCGGCGCTCCGCGTCCCGGCGGCGGTCCCGCCGGTAACCGTCCGAACCCGGGCATGATGCCGCAGCGTCCCGCCGCGGGCCCGCGTCCCGGCGGTGGCCCCGGCGGTGGCCGCGGTCCCGGTGGTGGCGGTCGTCCCGGCGGTGGCGGCGGCGGTCGTCCCGGTGGCGGCGGCGGCTTCGCCGGTCGTCCCGGTGGCGGTGGCGGCGGTTTCGCCGGTCGTCCCGGTGGTCCCGGTGGCGGCGGCGGTGCCGGTCGTCCCGGTGGTGGCGGCGGCTTCGGCGGTCGTCCCGGCTTCGGTGGCCGTCCCGGCGGTCCCGGTGCCCGTGGTGGCACGCAGGGTGCCTTCGGCCGTCCCGGTGGGCCCGCCCGTCGTGGTCGCAAGTCGAAGCGGCAGAGGCGCCAGGAGTACGAGGCCATGCAGGCCCCGTCGGTGGGCGGCGTCATGCTGCCTCGCGGCAACGGACAGACCGTCCGCCTGTCGCGCGGTGCCTCGCTGACCGACTTCGCCGAGAAGATCAACGCGAACCCGGCCTCGCTGGTCGGCGTGATGATGAACCTCGGCGAGATGGTCACCGCCACGCAGTCCGTCTCCGACGAGACGCTGAAGCTCCTCGCGGACGAGATGAACTTCGTCCTCGAGATCGTCAGCCCGGAGGAGGAGGACCGCGAGCTCCTCGAGTCGTTCTCCATCGAGTTCGGCGAGGACGAGGGCGGCGAGGAGATGCTCGTCTCCCGTCCGCCGGTCGTGACCGTCATGGGTCACGTCGACCACGGTAAGACCCGACTCCTCGACGCCATTCGCAAGACGAACGTCGTCGCGGGCGAGGCCGGTGGCATCACCCAGCACATCGGTGCCTACCAGGTCGCCACCGAGGTCAACGGCGAAGAGCGCGCCATCACCTTCATCGACACCCCCGGTCACGAGGCGTTCACCGCCATGCGTGCCCGTGGTGCGAAGTCCACCGACATCGCGATCCTCGTGGTCGCGGCCAACGACGGTGTGATGCCGCAGACGATCGAGGCGCTGAACCACGCCAAGGCGGCCGACGTGCCGATCGTGGTCGCGGTCAACAAGATCGACGTCGAGGGTGCCGACCCGGCCAAGGTGCGCGGTCAGCTCACCGAGTTCGGTCTGGTGGCGGAGGAGTACGGCGGCGACACGATGTTCGTCGACATCTCCGCGCGCAAGGGCGAGAACATCGAGCAGCTGCTCGAGGCCGTGGTCCTGACCGCGGACGCCTCGCTCGACCTGCGGGCCAACCCGGAGCAGGACGCGCAGGGCATCGCGATCGAGGCCCACCTCGACAAGGGCCGCGGCGCCGTCGCGACCGTCCTCGTCCAGCGCGGTACCCTCCGCGTCGGCGACACGATGGTCGCCGGTGACGCCTACGGCCGCGTCCGCGCGATGCTCGACGACAAGGGCGAGAACGTGGAGGAGGCGACCCCGTCGACTCCGGTCCTCGTGCTCGGTCTCACCAACGTCCCGGGCGCCGGCGACAACTTCCTGGTCGTCGACGAGGACCGTACGGCCCGTCAGATCGCCGAGAAGCGTGCCGCCCGCGAGCGCAACGCCGCGTTCGCCAAGCGCACCCGCCGGGTGTCCCTCGAGGACCTCGACCAGGTGCTCAAGGCCGGTCTGGTCCAGGACCTCAACATCATCATCAAGGGTGACGCGTCCGGTTCCGTCGAGGCCCTGGAGAGCTCGCTGCTCCAGCTCGACGTGGGCGAAGAGGTCGACATCCGCGTCCTGCACCGCGGTGTGGGTGCGGTCACCGAGTCCGACATCGACCTGGCGATGGGCTCCGACGCCATCGTCATCGGCTTCAACGTCCGTGCGGCCGGTCGCGCCGCGCAGATGGCGGAGCGCGAGGGCGTCGACGTCCGCTACTACTCGGTGATCTACCAGGCCATCGAGGAGATCGAGGCGGCCCTCAAGGGCATGCTCAAGCCGGAGTACGAGGAGGTCGAGCTCGGCACCGCGGAGATCCGCGAGGTCTTCCGCTCGTCCAAGCTCGGCAACATCGCGGGTGTCCTCATCCGTTCCGGCGAGGTCAAGCGCAACACCAAGGCCCGTCTGCTGCGCGATGGCAAGGTCATCGCGGAGAGCCTCAACATCGTGGGCCTGCGCCGCTTCAAGGACGACGTCACCGAGATCCGCGAAGGGTTCGAGGGCGGTATCAACCTCGGCAACTTCAACGACATCAAGATCGACGACGTCATCGCGACGTACGAGATGCGCGAGAAGCCGCGCGGCTGA
- the truB gene encoding tRNA pseudouridine(55) synthase TruB: MSNSSTTPDGLVIVDKPSGFTSHDVVAKMRGIAKTRRVGHAGTLDPMATGVLVLGVERATKLLGHLALTEKEYLGTIRLGQNTITDDAEGELTSSADASGVTREAIDAGIAKLSGDIMQVPSKVSAIKIDGKRSYARARKGEDFEIPARPVTVSGFTVYDVREAVADDGTPVLDLVVSVVCSSGTYIRALARDLGADLGVGGHLTALRRTRVGPYKLDAAKTLDQLQEELTVMPVAEAASRAFPRWDVDDKRGRLLLNGVRIDMPEEYAGQGAVAAFDPEGRFLVLAEESRGKAKSLAVFA; the protein is encoded by the coding sequence ATGAGCAACAGCAGCACCACGCCGGACGGACTTGTCATCGTCGACAAGCCGTCCGGCTTCACTTCGCACGACGTGGTGGCCAAGATGCGCGGGATCGCCAAGACCCGCCGCGTCGGACACGCGGGCACCCTCGACCCCATGGCGACGGGCGTCCTCGTGCTCGGCGTGGAGCGCGCCACCAAGCTCCTCGGTCATCTGGCGCTGACCGAGAAGGAGTACCTGGGCACCATCCGCCTGGGCCAGAACACGATCACGGACGACGCCGAGGGCGAGCTCACCTCGTCCGCCGACGCCTCCGGGGTCACCCGCGAGGCGATCGACGCGGGCATCGCCAAGCTGTCCGGCGACATCATGCAGGTGCCCTCCAAGGTCAGCGCCATCAAGATCGACGGCAAGCGGTCGTACGCGCGGGCCCGCAAGGGCGAGGACTTCGAGATCCCGGCCAGGCCCGTGACGGTCTCCGGCTTCACGGTGTACGACGTGCGCGAGGCCGTCGCCGATGACGGCACCCCCGTCCTCGATCTGGTCGTCTCGGTCGTCTGCTCGTCGGGGACGTACATCAGGGCGCTCGCCCGCGACCTCGGCGCGGACCTCGGCGTCGGCGGGCACCTGACCGCGCTGCGCCGCACCCGCGTCGGCCCGTACAAGCTGGACGCCGCCAAGACGCTCGACCAGCTCCAGGAGGAGCTGACGGTGATGCCGGTGGCCGAGGCCGCGAGCCGCGCCTTCCCGCGCTGGGACGTGGACGACAAGCGCGGTCGGCTGCTGCTCAACGGGGTGCGGATCGACATGCCCGAGGAGTACGCGGGCCAGGGCGCCGTCGCCGCGTTCGACCCCGAGGGCCGCTTCCTGGTCCTCGCGGAGGAGTCGCGGGGCAAGGCCAAGAGCCTGGCCGTCTTCGCCTGA